In the genome of Campylobacter avium LMG 24591, the window TGGCTAGCAACCTAAACGATACGCCCAAAAATAAAGTTATAAGGCTTGCGCTTAGCAAATCAAGCTTTAAAAACACAGTCAAAACATAGTATAAAATTCCAGCAAAAATAGCTACTGAGGCATAAACTTCTTTTCTAAAAACAAGGGGAATTTTACCACACAACACATCTCTAAATATCCCGCCAAAAACCCCGGTTATAACAGCTGAGCTAACCGCTATGATAAAGCCTAAATTTCCATCTATTGCAACTTGAGCGCCAAGTATGGAGAAGGTAACAAGCCCTATGGCATCAAGTGTTAAAAACAAGCTTTCAAGTTTTACGACGAGGCTTGGTATCTTAGTAGCAAATAAAGCACAAAAGCAAATCAAAATAACATACTCAGGATGTGCCACCCAAGTAAGAGGATAATGGCCTAAAAGCATATCTCTAATGCTTCCGCCACCTATGGCAGTCACTAAGGCGATAAAAACAACGCCAAAAAAGTCCATCTTATATCTTCCAGCAGCAATCGCCCCGGTCATAGCTTCAGCTGATATGGCTATTATATAAAGTATGGTTAGAAGCATAGTCACTTTTCAAAATAAAATGGTGCCCAAGGTCGGACTCGAACCGACACAAGGTTGCCCTTACTAGATTTTGAGTCTAGCGCGTCTACCAGTTTCACCACTTGGGCTGAATTAAGGAGTAAATTATAACTTTTTATTTTTAAAAAGTCTTTAAAGATAAGAACTTATGCCGATTTTGTTTTTATAAAAAGTGGAATTATTTTTGCTTTACATTTGTTAAATTTAAAGAAAGGCAAGGCTATGCGTGTAACAAATAATATGAATGCTTATAACTCTTTAACCTCGGTTCAAAGCGGCATGAATACCTTTTATAAGATAAATCAGCAGCTTAATTCGGGCTACCAGATATCAAATTCTTACGAAGGTGCAAATACCTACATAGACAGTGCCAGGCTAGAGTATGAAATACAAACATTAGAGCAGGTTGAAAAAGCGGCTAGTATGGCTTCTGAGATGATGAAAAATACAGATTCTGCCTTGGAGCAAATGGTATCTTTAATAAGTCAGTTTCAAGTAAAGGTAACTCAAGCAGTCAATGCTACTCAGTCGCAAACCTCAAGGGAAGCCATAGCAAAGGAGCTTACTAGGATTAAGGAAGAGATTGTAAATTTAGCAAATACAAGCGTAAATGGGCAGTATCTTTTCTCTGGTTCTTTGACCAATACAAAGCCTTTTGATATTTATGGAAATTATTTTGGAAATCAAGAGGATTTAAATATTGTAACTGGTGATAGAACTACAAATTCCTACAATATTCCCGGTTATGATTTGTTTTTTAAGCCAGATAATGATTTTTACAAGCAAATAACCACTAATGTTAGTTTTACTGATAATCGTTATAATTTAGTTGATAATCCGGATAAAACAAGATACCTAACAGCAAGCGATTCTTTTAAAAATTTGGTTGGTTTGAATTATTTTGAGGATAATGCTTGGCTTGATCCTAAAAAGCATTTTGAGGATGAACCGCTTGATTTGCCACCAACAGTTTTATATGTGCAAGGCAAAAGGCCTGATGGAACTAGTTTTAAAAGCTCTGTGCTAGTAGAGCCAGATGATACCTTGCAAAGCATGTTTGATAAGATAGGCGCTGTTTATGGAAATACCAGCACTAACAAGGTTGTTGATATAAGCATTAATGAAAGCGGTCAAATTCAAATCAAAGATTTAAAGCAAGGCAATAATTCCTTGGATTTTCACGCAGTGGCCTTTACGCCTCAGTTTGAAAGCGAGGAGCAGTATCATGATGTTTTAGAGAGCTTGGAAAATCAAGGCAATACCTTAGAAGACCTTACAAATGCTATTATGCAAGAGGCCTTAAATGCGAGTGGCGGTGATATTACAAATTTAAATCCTCCTGTTACTGTTGGCATTGACGGTGTTAATTATGAATTTGGTTTAAGTTCGACCGAATTTATATCAGGCAACATGACAGATACTGATGGAAATCAAATCAACGGCGCTGATTATGATAATGTATTTTTTGAAAGAGACGGAAATAAAGTTTACGGCAATGTTTCTCAAATCATCCAAGCAAGCGGTGAGTATGCCAGCGAATCAACCAAGTTAAGCGAAGTTTCAGGCACCTCTCTTGAAAACACAGTCTTAAATTTAACCGTAAATTCAAAGGGAGGAAATACTTACGAAGTAAGCGTTGATCTTGGTAACTCAACTGTGTCTTACACAAATGCAGCAGGCCAGGTTGTGAGCTTTCCTATCATGCAAACTGACCCTTTAACAGGAAATTCAGGTATAGTAACCCCTAGCAATGAAATAAGCTACAAGCAATTAAACGACATCATAGGCCTTTTTGCCTCGGATCAAGTTCCAACAACAAGCATAAATGCTGTAAATAATCAAATCAACGCGGCGGATTACCAAACCTATCAAACAGCCTTGCAAGATTCTAAGTCAACCGTTGAGGTAAATCTTGATTATAAGGGTAGAATTACTGTCACTGATAGATTATCAACAGGAACAAACATAGGCGTTGCCATTCACGATAGCAACTCAACCCAATTTGCCCAGCCGCCATTTAGCACTACAGCGAATGTGACAGAGGGGGCATCGCTTTCTTTTAATGCTAACAATGCCTTGATTATAGATGAACCGCATGTTGATTTTATAAAGGATTTGGATAATATGATAGAGGCGGTTTCAAAGGGCTACATAAGAGCGGATGCTAACAGCGAAGATCCTAGAAATACAGGTATGCAAGGAGCTCTTGCAAGACTAGATCACTTAGGAGAGCATTTAAGAAAGCAAAGAACTATCATAGGTGCGGACGCTGCTGCTGTTGAAAAGACTGCTGATAGGGCTACTATGTTAAAACTTAATGTAAAAGAGATAAGGTCAGGCGTTATAGACATTGATTTAGCAGCGGTTTTAACAAATATGATGCAAACACAAATTAATTACCAAGCAGCACTAAAAGCAACAAGCACTATGTCTCAACTAAGCCTCTTAAATTATATGTAATCCGTGTTTTTGCACGGATTTTTAAATTTTTTAAATTTATTGATACGCAAAATTTGGTGACAAATATTTATTTCAAGCTTTTTTCTATGCTTTCATAGATTTCTTTTAAGGCCTCATTAAGTTTTGAACTGTTTTTTGCTCCTGCAGTGGCAAAATCATCCCTGCCTCCTCCATTTCCACCAAGAGCTTGAGCTATTTCCTTTACCAAGGCACCAGCCTTTAAAGGTGCATTTTTTACCCCGCAAGCAAAGCAAACTTTCTCATCTTGTTTTTGTGCGATTAAAATGACTGCTTTTTCAAATTTGTTTTTAAAATCATCTATCATAGCCTTTATATCGCCATTTTCTACCTCGCATACACAAAGCTTAGTCCCGTTTATATCCTTAAAATCAAGCTTCACGCCACCACTTTGCTTAAGGCTATTTTTAAGCTTAGAAAGCTCATCTTTTAGTTTCTTTACCGCTAAGATATTATCAGCGCTTTTAAGCTCTGTTTTTAATAAAGCACTTTCTTTTATGAAAGATTTTGCGTAGTTTAACGCAGCCTTTGATACCACAGCTTCTATTCGCCTAACTCCAGCAGAAACGCCGCTTTCTTTTACTATGTAAAAAGAGCCAATTTCAGCGCTATTTTTTACATGTGTCCCACCACAAAGCTCCTTGCTCTCTCCAAGGCTTACTACCCTTACCTTATCTTGATATTTTTCATTAAACAAAGCTATGGCTCCGCTTTTTTTTGCTTCATCTAAGGCCATTATCTTGGTTGTGCTTGTATCAGCTTTTATTATAAGCTCATTTACTAAATTTTCTATCTTTGTTAGCTCTTCTTCACTCAAGGGCTTTGAGTGCGTAAAGTCAAATCTAAGCTTGTTTTCCTCCACCAAAGAACCGGCTTGAGCTATGTGAGAGCCTAAAATTTCTCTTAAGGCATAGTGAAGCAGATGTGTAGCGCTGTGATGTCTTGCAACTTGTGCCCTTTTATCCTTATCAACACTTGCTAAAAGCACATCATTTGTTTTTATATCCTCATTTGCTAAAACAAGGCATAAATTTATATCCAAAAATTTAGCCACATCTAAAATTTCGCTTTTACCAACTTTTCCACTATCAGCAATCTGTCCTCCGCTTGTAGCATAAAATGGAGTTTTATCAAGCATTAGCCAAGCTTTCTCTCCTTTTTTTAAAGAAGAGCTTTTTTTAAAATTCTCATCCAAAATAGCTAAAATTTTACTCTCACTTTCTAAGCTTTCATAACCTACGAAGGAATTTAAGCCAAAATCCTCAAGCAAAAGTTTAAAATCCCCAGAAGCTATCTTATCTCCACTTCCTTTCCAAGAAGCCTTTGCCCTGTCTTTTTGTTCCTTCATTAGCTCATCAAATTTAGCCTCATCCACCTTTAAATTTAGCTCTCTTAGCATATCTGTGGTTAAATCAAGTGGAAAACCATAGGTATCATAAAGCTTAAAGGCTACTTCTCCGCTAAAAATTTCTTTGGTATTTTTAAGCTCTTCGTTAAAAAGCTCGATACCCTTTTCTATAGTGCTTAAAAACCTTTCTTCCTCAAGCAAAATTTGCTCTTTTACATTTTCTTTTTTTTCATTTAGATAGCTATAATGTCCGCCCATAAGCTCGCAGACCTTATCTACTAATTTATACATAAAGGGTTTTTTAAGTCCTAGTAAATATCCGTGTCTTAAGGCTCTTCTTAGAATTCTTCTTAAAACATAGCCCCTACCTTCCTTATCAAAGCTAAGTCCTTGTGCTAGTAAAAAAACAGAGGATCTTATATGATCAGCTATCACTCTATACGAAGCTCCGCTTTCATAAACATAAGGTCTTTTACATAGTTTTTCTATCTCTTTTATCAAGGGCATAAATAAAGAGCTATCAAAATTACTAACTTTACCCTCTTTTATGGCACAAACTCTTTCAAGTCCCATACCCGTATCTATGCTAGGCTTTGGTAGTGGAATGAGTGTGCCATCAGCACTTCTTTCATACTGCATAAAGACTAAATTCCAAATTTCTAAGAAGCGGTCTCCATCTCCGCCCATATAGTCCTCATCACTGTTAAAATGCTCAGCTCCTTGATCATAAAATATCTCGCTACAAGGTCCGCAAGGTCCTGTATCGCCCATTTGCCAGAAATTATCCTTATCTCCAAATTTATAAATTCTTTCTTTTTCTATATGCTCTTGCCAAAGCAAAAAAGCCTCATCATCACTTGTATGCACTGTTACATAAAGTCTATCTTTAGGCAGTTTTAAAACCTGAGTTACAAATTCCCAGGCATAGGCAATGGCTTCTTTTTTGAAATAATCTCCAAAGCTGAAATTTCCAAGCATTTCAAAAAAGGTGTGATGTCTTGCGGTGTATCCTACATTATCAAGGTCATTGTGCTTTCCTCCAGCTCTTATGCAGGTTTGACAGCTTGTGTTTCTAGGTGGATTTGGTCTTGGTTCATCGCCTGTAAAAATTCTTTTAAAAGGCACCATTCCAGCATTTGTGAAAAGTAAGCTTTCATCCTCTGGCACAAGAGGTGCAGAAGCTACTATGCTATGTCCTTTTGACTTAAAAAATTTCAAAAATTCTTCTCTTACATCCATCTTTAATAATTCCTAGCTTAAAAATATTTTTGCAAAATGATAGCAAAATATCTTAAATTTAAGCAAAAATGAAATATAATACAGGTTTTTTAAATAAAATCAAAGGTTTAAAATGCACTTTCCTTTTATAAATTTAAAAGCCCAGTATCAAGCTTATAAAAGCGAGATAGATAAGGCTATAAGCGAGGTTTTAGAAAGCTCATCTTTTATAGGAGGTAGGGTTTTAGACGATTTTGAAAAAGAATTAGCCTCTTTTGTAGGAGTTAAACACGCCATAGGTTGCTCATCTGGCACTTCATCCCTGCTTTTAGCACTTTTAGCCTTGGATATAAAAAGAGGCGATGAGATTATAGTTCCTTCTTTTACCTTTGTTGCTACAGCTGAAATGGTAAGCTTACTTGGAGCAAAGCCTGTATTTGCAGACATTTCTTTAGAGGATTATAATATCAATGTAGATACGGTTAAAAACTTAATCACAGACAAAACTAAGGCTATCATAGCTGTGTCTATCTTTGGACAAATGCCTGACTTACTAGCCTTAAAGAATTTTTGCAAAAGTAAAGGACTTTATCTTATAGAGGACGGCGCACAAAGCTTTGGGGCTAGGCAAGATGATTTTAAATCTTGTTCTATGGCCGATATTTCTTGCACTTCCTTTTTCCCTTCAAAACCCCTTGGTGCTTACGGCGATGCTGGGGCTGTATTTACTGATAATGATGAGTATGCAAAAAAGATTAGAATTTATCTTAATCACGGACAAAATGAAAGATATAAACACGAGCTCATAGGCTTTAATGGTAGGCTTGACAGCATACAAGCAGCTGTTTTAAGGGTAAAATTAAAACACTTAGAAAAAGAGCTTGTAAGAAGAGAAGAATTAGCTAAGGCTTATAATGAGGGCTTAAAGGATAAAAACCTAATCCTACCTAAGATAAAAGAGGGCTTTACTAGCGTCTGGGCTCAGTATTCTATAAGGGTAAAAAATAGAGATGCTATAGTAAAAAGACTTGATGAGCTAGGAATTCCAAGTGCCATTCATTATCCTTTAGGGCTTCATTTACAAAAGGCTTATGCTTATCTTTCTTATAAAAAAGGTTCTTTGCCTAATACAGAGCTAGTCAGTGAGGAAATTTTATCCTTACCTATGAGTGCATTTTTAAAGGATGAGGAGCAAGAAAAGGTTATAAGGGCTTTTGAATGAATATAGGCATAATAGGCCTTGGAAAGATGGGGCAAAACCATTTAAAAGAGCTTTCTAAAAATGAGAATTTTAAGATTAAAGCCTTGCTTGATTTAAAGCTAAATGAAAATTTAGCCTATCCTTTTTTTGATAATATAGATGATTTTTTAAGCACAGACTTAGACTGCGTTATCATTTCATCGCCTACTAATACTCACTTAAGTTTGGCAAAGGCTTGTTTTAAGAAGGTAAAAACGCTTTTGATAGAAAAGCCTTTGGCTTTAAATTTAAAGGAAATGAAAGAGCTAAAAGAAGAGGCTTTAAAAAACGAGGTGGCCGTGGCGGTTGGCTTTAGCGAGAGGTTTAATCCTGCCATTATAGCTCTTAAAAATGAGCTAAGAGATGAAAAGATAATCAGTATAAATATAAGAAGATTTTCTCCTTATCCTTTTAGGATTACAGATGTTGGAATTTTAAGGGATTTAAGTGTGCATGATTTAGACCTTGTGCTTTATTTTCTAGGTAAAAGACCGCTTAAAAGTGAGATTTTTAAACTAGCTGTAAAGGATGAAAAAAAGGATGATGAGGCTATACTTTCTCTTGCCTTTGATTCTAGTATAGCTACGCTTCATCAAAGCTGGAATTCAAATCTTGCTTTAAGGCAGCTTGATATTATAAGCGAAAATGCTATTTATAGTGCTGATTTGCTAAATTTTAGCCTGAAAAAAAATGGCTCCTTAATACCACTATCAAAAAGCACTCCTTTAGAGGGTGAGCATACTCATCTTTTATCATTGATTAAAAATAAAAACTCATCTTACCTGGCAAATATCGATAATTCTATCATCATACAAGAGCTTTTGGAAAAGCAATGAAATATGTTTTTTTTATAAATATGGGCGGGGCTGAGAATTTGCAAGATTGCGATGTTTTTTTGAAAAATATGTTTAGCGATGAGTATATCTTGCCCATTAAAAATAAGCTTTTAAGATCCTTTGTAGGCTTTATGATAAGAAAATCAAGACTAAAGGCTATGCAAGAAAGCTACAAACACATAGGAGGCAAGTCCCCTTTAAATGATATAACAAAAAAACTTTGTTCTAAGCTTGATAAGGATGGCTTTTGTTTTGATTTTATAAATTTATATGTAAAGCCCTTTGTTATTGATGTTTTAAAAAAATACGAGTTTAAAGAAGATGATGAGATAGTGTTATTTCCGCTTTATCCTCATCACTCACAAACTACAGTTACAACATCTGTAGTAAAGGTAAAGGAGGCTATAAGACTTTTAAACATAAATTCAAAATTATCTGTGATAGATATATTTTATGAGGACGAGCTTTATAATGAAATGTTAATAAAACAAATTTTAGAAGCAAATGAGAGCTTTTATCCAAATGAAAAGAAGGTCTTACTTTTTTCTGCTCATTCCTTGCCTATGTCTATTATAAAAAGAGGGGATCTTTACGAAAAACACATAAATGAGCATGTAAAGCTTTTATCAAAAAGGCTTGAGACTTATTTTGACTCCTTTCTTTTAGGTTATCAATCAAAGCTTGGTCCTGTAAAATGGCTAGAACCAAACACGGGAGATCTTATAGAAAAGCTTGATAAAAAAGCTATAATTTGTCCTATATCTTTTTGCATAGATTGCTCTGAAACTGTTTTTGAACTTGATATAGAGTATAGAAAGGTGGCTAAGAATGAATACAAGGTCTTATCTTGCCCAAATTATAGTGATGAATTTATCAAATTTATAGAAAGTAAAATTTAAAACAAAATTTATTTA includes:
- a CDS encoding trimeric intracellular cation channel family protein — protein: MLLTILYIIAISAEAMTGAIAAGRYKMDFFGVVFIALVTAIGGGSIRDMLLGHYPLTWVAHPEYVILICFCALFATKIPSLVVKLESLFLTLDAIGLVTFSILGAQVAIDGNLGFIIAVSSAVITGVFGGIFRDVLCGKIPLVFRKEVYASVAIFAGILYYVLTVFLKLDLLSASLITLFLGVSFRLLAIKNKWSLPIFSYDDEERKKF
- the flgL gene encoding flagellar hook-associated protein FlgL; the protein is MRVTNNMNAYNSLTSVQSGMNTFYKINQQLNSGYQISNSYEGANTYIDSARLEYEIQTLEQVEKAASMASEMMKNTDSALEQMVSLISQFQVKVTQAVNATQSQTSREAIAKELTRIKEEIVNLANTSVNGQYLFSGSLTNTKPFDIYGNYFGNQEDLNIVTGDRTTNSYNIPGYDLFFKPDNDFYKQITTNVSFTDNRYNLVDNPDKTRYLTASDSFKNLVGLNYFEDNAWLDPKKHFEDEPLDLPPTVLYVQGKRPDGTSFKSSVLVEPDDTLQSMFDKIGAVYGNTSTNKVVDISINESGQIQIKDLKQGNNSLDFHAVAFTPQFESEEQYHDVLESLENQGNTLEDLTNAIMQEALNASGGDITNLNPPVTVGIDGVNYEFGLSSTEFISGNMTDTDGNQINGADYDNVFFERDGNKVYGNVSQIIQASGEYASESTKLSEVSGTSLENTVLNLTVNSKGGNTYEVSVDLGNSTVSYTNAAGQVVSFPIMQTDPLTGNSGIVTPSNEISYKQLNDIIGLFASDQVPTTSINAVNNQINAADYQTYQTALQDSKSTVEVNLDYKGRITVTDRLSTGTNIGVAIHDSNSTQFAQPPFSTTANVTEGASLSFNANNALIIDEPHVDFIKDLDNMIEAVSKGYIRADANSEDPRNTGMQGALARLDHLGEHLRKQRTIIGADAAAVEKTADRATMLKLNVKEIRSGVIDIDLAAVLTNMMQTQINYQAALKATSTMSQLSLLNYM
- the alaS gene encoding alanine--tRNA ligase, with the protein product MDVREEFLKFFKSKGHSIVASAPLVPEDESLLFTNAGMVPFKRIFTGDEPRPNPPRNTSCQTCIRAGGKHNDLDNVGYTARHHTFFEMLGNFSFGDYFKKEAIAYAWEFVTQVLKLPKDRLYVTVHTSDDEAFLLWQEHIEKERIYKFGDKDNFWQMGDTGPCGPCSEIFYDQGAEHFNSDEDYMGGDGDRFLEIWNLVFMQYERSADGTLIPLPKPSIDTGMGLERVCAIKEGKVSNFDSSLFMPLIKEIEKLCKRPYVYESGASYRVIADHIRSSVFLLAQGLSFDKEGRGYVLRRILRRALRHGYLLGLKKPFMYKLVDKVCELMGGHYSYLNEKKENVKEQILLEEERFLSTIEKGIELFNEELKNTKEIFSGEVAFKLYDTYGFPLDLTTDMLRELNLKVDEAKFDELMKEQKDRAKASWKGSGDKIASGDFKLLLEDFGLNSFVGYESLESESKILAILDENFKKSSSLKKGEKAWLMLDKTPFYATSGGQIADSGKVGKSEILDVAKFLDINLCLVLANEDIKTNDVLLASVDKDKRAQVARHHSATHLLHYALREILGSHIAQAGSLVEENKLRFDFTHSKPLSEEELTKIENLVNELIIKADTSTTKIMALDEAKKSGAIALFNEKYQDKVRVVSLGESKELCGGTHVKNSAEIGSFYIVKESGVSAGVRRIEAVVSKAALNYAKSFIKESALLKTELKSADNILAVKKLKDELSKLKNSLKQSGGVKLDFKDINGTKLCVCEVENGDIKAMIDDFKNKFEKAVILIAQKQDEKVCFACGVKNAPLKAGALVKEIAQALGGNGGGRDDFATAGAKNSSKLNEALKEIYESIEKSLK
- a CDS encoding DegT/DnrJ/EryC1/StrS family aminotransferase, yielding MHFPFINLKAQYQAYKSEIDKAISEVLESSSFIGGRVLDDFEKELASFVGVKHAIGCSSGTSSLLLALLALDIKRGDEIIVPSFTFVATAEMVSLLGAKPVFADISLEDYNINVDTVKNLITDKTKAIIAVSIFGQMPDLLALKNFCKSKGLYLIEDGAQSFGARQDDFKSCSMADISCTSFFPSKPLGAYGDAGAVFTDNDEYAKKIRIYLNHGQNERYKHELIGFNGRLDSIQAAVLRVKLKHLEKELVRREELAKAYNEGLKDKNLILPKIKEGFTSVWAQYSIRVKNRDAIVKRLDELGIPSAIHYPLGLHLQKAYAYLSYKKGSLPNTELVSEEILSLPMSAFLKDEEQEKVIRAFE
- a CDS encoding Gfo/Idh/MocA family protein, with translation MNIGIIGLGKMGQNHLKELSKNENFKIKALLDLKLNENLAYPFFDNIDDFLSTDLDCVIISSPTNTHLSLAKACFKKVKTLLIEKPLALNLKEMKELKEEALKNEVAVAVGFSERFNPAIIALKNELRDEKIISINIRRFSPYPFRITDVGILRDLSVHDLDLVLYFLGKRPLKSEIFKLAVKDEKKDDEAILSLAFDSSIATLHQSWNSNLALRQLDIISENAIYSADLLNFSLKKNGSLIPLSKSTPLEGEHTHLLSLIKNKNSSYLANIDNSIIIQELLEKQ
- the hemH gene encoding ferrochelatase; this translates as MKYVFFINMGGAENLQDCDVFLKNMFSDEYILPIKNKLLRSFVGFMIRKSRLKAMQESYKHIGGKSPLNDITKKLCSKLDKDGFCFDFINLYVKPFVIDVLKKYEFKEDDEIVLFPLYPHHSQTTVTTSVVKVKEAIRLLNINSKLSVIDIFYEDELYNEMLIKQILEANESFYPNEKKVLLFSAHSLPMSIIKRGDLYEKHINEHVKLLSKRLETYFDSFLLGYQSKLGPVKWLEPNTGDLIEKLDKKAIICPISFCIDCSETVFELDIEYRKVAKNEYKVLSCPNYSDEFIKFIESKI